The following coding sequences are from one Candidatus Borkfalkia ceftriaxoniphila window:
- a CDS encoding cation:proton antiporter, protein MSFLTSLGIILLSGLLLGSVCAKIRLPPLLGMLVVGIVLGPYVLDLISPQILNISADLRQLALIIILTRAGLSFDFGELKKNGRSAILLCFVPACVEIAAYIAFGTLLLGLNWIEAAVLGCVMAAVSPAVVVPRMLKLEREGYGTDKGIPQMITAGASADDVFVILLFTAFLGMAGSGSFDFNVLWKTPVSILTGVALGAAFGWLFAKFFQKIHARDTVKIIVLLSFSFLFVALESAAGAYVPYSGLLSVIAMGAALFRAHPVCADRLSARYSKLWVIAEILLFVLVGATVDIGFAVKAGGMIAAVIAAALLFRMLGVFICVLKTGLNKKERLFCMIAYTPKATVQAAIGTIPLAAGLACGRIVLTAAVLAILLTAPLGAFLTDLTYKKLLIKS, encoded by the coding sequence ATGTCTTTTTTAACGAGTCTGGGTATCATTTTACTGAGCGGCCTGTTATTGGGCTCCGTCTGCGCCAAGATCAGACTGCCGCCCCTTTTGGGCATGCTGGTCGTGGGGATCGTGCTCGGCCCCTATGTGCTCGATCTGATCTCCCCGCAGATCTTGAACATTTCCGCCGATCTTCGGCAGTTGGCGCTCATCATTATTCTGACGCGCGCGGGCCTGTCCTTCGATTTCGGGGAACTGAAAAAAAACGGACGCAGCGCGATCCTGTTGTGTTTCGTGCCCGCCTGCGTAGAGATCGCCGCGTATATCGCTTTCGGAACGCTGCTTCTGGGACTGAACTGGATCGAGGCAGCCGTTTTAGGCTGCGTGATGGCGGCAGTTTCCCCCGCCGTGGTCGTGCCGAGAATGCTGAAACTCGAACGGGAAGGCTACGGCACCGATAAAGGCATTCCGCAGATGATCACGGCGGGCGCCTCCGCGGACGACGTATTCGTCATTCTGCTGTTCACGGCGTTTCTGGGAATGGCGGGCAGCGGGAGTTTCGATTTCAATGTGCTCTGGAAGACGCCCGTATCCATTCTGACGGGCGTCGCGCTCGGCGCCGCGTTCGGATGGCTGTTCGCGAAGTTTTTTCAGAAGATCCATGCGCGGGATACCGTTAAGATCATCGTTCTCTTGAGTTTTTCATTTCTGTTCGTCGCTTTGGAGAGCGCCGCGGGCGCATACGTGCCTTATTCGGGGCTGCTCTCCGTCATCGCGATGGGAGCCGCGCTCTTCCGCGCGCACCCCGTCTGTGCCGATCGGCTTTCGGCGCGCTATTCGAAACTTTGGGTCATCGCGGAAATTTTGCTGTTCGTATTGGTCGGCGCGACGGTGGATATCGGATTCGCCGTCAAAGCGGGGGGCATGATCGCCGCGGTCATCGCCGCCGCATTGCTCTTTCGTATGCTCGGCGTCTTTATCTGCGTTCTGAAAACCGGATTGAACAAAAAAGAGCGGCTGTTCTGTATGATCGCTTATACCCCGAAAGCGACGGTACAGGCGGCGATCGGCACCATTCCGCTCGCCGCGGGGCTCGCCTGCGGCCGGATCGTACTGACCGCAGCGGTGCTCGCCATTCTTCTCACCGCCCCTCTCGGAGCCTTTCTCACCGATCTGACGTATAAAAAACTGCTTATAAAATCCTGA
- a CDS encoding flavodoxin family protein — MAKKVFIVSSTPRERGNSDILAEEFARGARDAGHEVCKVNIREMQLQFCIGCLYCQNHEGCVLQDGMNALYESVQNADVLVFATPVYYYGMSGQLKTFLDRLNPLFPRNNKFREVYLLASAAEDDGSAMDGAVSGVQGWIDCFAGVRLAGVVRATGVTGIGQAKGSAASVQAYETGKALR, encoded by the coding sequence ATGGCTAAAAAAGTATTTATCGTATCGTCGACGCCGCGCGAGCGCGGCAATTCGGACATTCTTGCGGAAGAATTTGCGCGCGGCGCGCGGGACGCTGGTCACGAAGTGTGCAAAGTGAATATCCGTGAAATGCAGTTACAATTTTGCATCGGTTGTCTGTATTGCCAGAATCACGAGGGCTGCGTATTGCAGGACGGCATGAACGCGCTGTACGAGAGCGTGCAAAACGCCGACGTGCTCGTATTCGCCACGCCCGTGTATTATTACGGGATGAGCGGCCAACTCAAGACTTTTCTCGACCGCCTGAATCCGCTGTTTCCTCGAAACAACAAATTCCGCGAAGTCTACCTTCTCGCGAGTGCCGCCGAGGACGACGGGAGCGCGATGGACGGCGCGGTGTCGGGCGTGCAGGGCTGGATAGACTGTTTCGCGGGCGTGCGCCTTGCGGGCGTCGTGCGTGCGACGGGCGTGACCGGCATCGGGCAGGCGAAAGGCTCCGCCGCGTCCGTACAGGCTTACGAAACGGGCAAAGCCCTGCGGTAA
- a CDS encoding cyclophilin-like fold protein produces MKVILSMLFALLFAFSAAACAPEGESGSTLVKDWLDGLHSGNAARVEMEVSGEKIYAALADNAAAKEFADRLAKGETTLAFSDFAGAEKIAYPSPPFTLSDAEGCDPEIGDVTIYKPWGNIAIFYRDSSGYSSDLVYLGKIEGDGIGIFAAQSGDFTVTLRLAGD; encoded by the coding sequence ATGAAAGTGATTTTGTCAATGCTGTTCGCGCTTTTGTTTGCGTTTTCGGCGGCGGCGTGCGCGCCCGAAGGGGAAAGCGGTTCGACGCTCGTCAAGGATTGGCTGGACGGGCTGCATTCCGGCAATGCGGCGCGCGTCGAAATGGAAGTTTCGGGAGAGAAAATCTATGCGGCGCTTGCGGATAACGCCGCCGCGAAAGAGTTTGCCGACAGGCTGGCAAAGGGCGAAACGACGCTCGCGTTTTCCGATTTTGCGGGCGCGGAAAAGATCGCCTATCCTTCGCCGCCCTTTACGTTATCGGATGCGGAAGGCTGCGATCCCGAAATCGGGGATGTGACGATCTATAAGCCCTGGGGCAACATAGCGATTTTTTACCGCGATTCGTCGGGCTATTCTTCCGACCTCGTCTATCTCGGCAAGATCGAAGGGGACGGGATCGGGATTTTTGCGGCGCAGAGCGGAGATTTTACCGTGACGCTGCGCCTTGCGGGAGACTGA
- a CDS encoding single-stranded DNA-binding protein gives MNYNTEKNNKVFIMGEVVSEATFSHEVYGEGFYDLNVRVMRLSGQADVLPVTVSERLITDGELKIGATLCALGQFRSYNKIENGKSRLMLTVFVRELVDMPPSKNPNSIVLSGYICKPPVYRTTPFNREIADLLVAVNRAYNKSDYIPCIAWGRNARFVKNLQVGDKIALSGRIQSREYQKKLSEYEVKTMTAYEVSVSKLAAFDSAENFDLEHEFNLYSSEKTYDNDNYEI, from the coding sequence ATGAACTACAATACCGAGAAGAACAATAAGGTATTCATTATGGGTGAAGTGGTGAGCGAGGCGACCTTTTCGCACGAGGTGTACGGCGAAGGTTTCTACGATCTGAACGTGCGCGTGATGCGCCTTTCGGGGCAGGCGGACGTGCTGCCCGTCACCGTGTCCGAACGGCTGATCACCGACGGGGAATTGAAGATCGGCGCAACGCTCTGCGCTTTGGGGCAGTTCCGCTCGTATAATAAGATCGAAAACGGAAAATCGCGCCTGATGCTCACCGTGTTCGTGCGCGAACTGGTGGATATGCCGCCCTCGAAAAATCCCAACAGCATCGTATTGAGCGGCTATATCTGCAAACCGCCCGTGTACCGCACGACGCCGTTCAACCGCGAGATCGCAGACCTTCTCGTCGCCGTCAACCGCGCTTACAACAAATCCGACTATATTCCGTGCATCGCCTGGGGGCGGAACGCGCGCTTTGTCAAAAATTTACAGGTCGGCGATAAGATCGCGCTTTCAGGGCGCATTCAAAGCCGCGAATATCAGAAAAAACTCAGCGAATACGAAGTCAAAACGATGACCGCTTACGAAGTTTCGGTCTCCAAACTCGCCGCTTTCGACAGCGCCGAAAACTTCGATCTGGAACACGAATTCAACCTTTACTCCTCCGAAAAGACATACGACAACGACAATTACGAAATCTGA
- a CDS encoding leucine-rich repeat domain-containing protein, translated as MRNPDVIAKGAYAYTQSDAELPLKEFVFFYENGKKYLLLKWCNRRGETLDGMRMTITFRDAAGAEIGKEAHSFDGLCAAANADFLLPKIEVSEDCVDFKADLKSARYGRYLYSAVEGGVAAEYVSSLQAERAAPPVRTKHTKEFDARVGRPAYPVWIGVFFCLLLAALVIFTCVRLHDFKIHAYTFLKEGVKYTFVSDPDDEDSELIVTGYHGSRKSITVYDSIEGHPVTEIAQRAFENYYELQSVTLQGSLRIGYMAFANCRYLRSVDLEQVTVIEDRAFQNCDNLQYIRAKNLSKIGDSAFFGCSYMQEVFIQNAQKPLSIGRRAFDSCYNLHTVTIDQTIEYSYNETIFEGTQNIQTLELKNFPETIGRSVTLSSLFGNPWGTQCYVSKLKIGSIDAIPQNFCADLYLNSVEIGEIGDPIVGDHAFDNCRGLTEIKIPPVREIGQYAFGATRIEYFDCSETEIIAPFAFYNNYDLKNILLGDDLREIGDYAFSCCDALTSVRIPSGVEYIGMNAFENCHSIDELTLPFLGNTKNSENGMLSDIFGGTPYNLKVVTVSGPIEMLNDYVFANCDSLVSVNLPYTVVSVGQGAFMNCRRLSSFEFPTNLVSIGANAFANCISLGRITLPPPLKSIGQDAFSGCYRLYEVLNESRLDLSVPAIVGRVSEYAMKIYGAGESFAKRLESGGYTFADFDGEWFLVGYPKGQYVQELPDAVTRMGIVISSVYSVPDHLFREDDTMNRVIIPPAVRKLGKYAFFQCPMLRTVVFEEGSYLTDLEEGAFHSCSSLTSVTLPDRLKSIGFAAFSGCYSLPMIILPETLTDIKSQAFLDCSRLKTVYNLSDLPIVKTSQNFGFVAFYAEKVYKTLDETD; from the coding sequence GTGCGCAATCCTGACGTCATTGCAAAGGGCGCCTACGCTTATACGCAAAGCGACGCGGAACTCCCCTTGAAAGAGTTTGTTTTCTTTTATGAAAACGGAAAAAAATATCTGCTTTTGAAATGGTGCAACCGACGCGGCGAAACGCTCGACGGTATGCGGATGACGATCACGTTCCGTGACGCTGCGGGCGCGGAGATCGGAAAGGAAGCGCATTCGTTCGACGGCTTGTGCGCGGCGGCGAACGCCGATTTTCTGCTTCCCAAAATCGAAGTATCGGAGGACTGCGTCGATTTTAAAGCCGATCTGAAAAGCGCGCGGTACGGAAGGTATCTCTATTCCGCCGTCGAGGGCGGCGTCGCCGCAGAATACGTTTCGTCGCTGCAGGCGGAGCGCGCCGCTCCCCCCGTCCGCACGAAGCATACCAAAGAATTCGACGCGCGCGTCGGAAGGCCCGCTTATCCCGTCTGGATCGGTGTGTTTTTCTGCCTTTTGCTCGCGGCGCTCGTGATATTTACCTGCGTCCGCCTGCACGATTTCAAAATCCACGCTTATACTTTTTTGAAGGAAGGCGTCAAATATACTTTTGTATCCGATCCCGACGACGAGGACAGCGAACTGATCGTGACGGGATATCACGGCAGCCGCAAAAGCATTACCGTTTACGATTCCATCGAGGGGCATCCCGTTACGGAAATCGCCCAACGCGCCTTCGAAAATTATTACGAATTGCAAAGCGTAACGCTGCAAGGCAGCCTTCGCATCGGTTACATGGCTTTTGCGAATTGCCGTTATTTAAGATCCGTCGATCTGGAACAGGTCACTGTTATAGAAGATCGCGCCTTTCAGAACTGCGATAATTTGCAGTATATTCGGGCAAAAAACCTTTCGAAAATCGGGGACTCCGCCTTTTTCGGTTGCTCCTACATGCAGGAGGTTTTCATCCAAAACGCACAAAAACCGCTCTCGATCGGTCGCAGGGCGTTCGATTCCTGCTATAACTTACATACGGTCACGATCGATCAGACGATCGAGTATTCCTACAATGAAACGATCTTCGAAGGCACGCAAAATATCCAGACGTTGGAACTCAAAAATTTCCCCGAAACGATCGGGCGCAGCGTGACGCTTTCTTCTCTGTTCGGCAACCCGTGGGGGACTCAGTGCTACGTAAGCAAACTGAAGATCGGGAGCATCGATGCGATCCCCCAAAATTTTTGCGCCGATCTTTATTTGAATTCGGTCGAGATCGGAGAGATCGGGGATCCAATCGTCGGCGATCATGCATTTGATAATTGCAGGGGATTGACGGAGATCAAAATTCCACCTGTCCGAGAGATCGGGCAATACGCTTTCGGGGCAACCCGTATCGAATATTTTGACTGTTCCGAAACGGAAATCATAGCGCCTTTTGCCTTTTACAATAATTATGATCTCAAAAATATTCTCCTGGGCGATGATCTGCGGGAAATAGGGGACTATGCTTTTTCCTGCTGCGATGCGCTGACTTCCGTTCGTATACCTTCGGGCGTTGAATATATCGGCATGAACGCGTTCGAAAACTGCCATTCCATCGACGAACTCACCCTTCCTTTTTTGGGCAATACCAAAAATTCGGAAAACGGTATGCTGAGCGACATTTTCGGTGGCACGCCCTACAATTTAAAAGTTGTAACGGTCAGCGGGCCGATCGAAATGCTGAACGACTACGTTTTTGCCAATTGCGACAGCCTCGTGTCCGTGAATCTTCCCTATACCGTCGTATCAGTCGGGCAAGGCGCGTTCATGAATTGCAGGAGGCTCTCATCGTTCGAATTTCCGACGAATTTGGTTTCCATCGGCGCAAATGCGTTCGCCAACTGTATATCTCTCGGTCGGATCACCCTTCCGCCGCCGCTGAAAAGTATCGGGCAGGACGCGTTCAGCGGCTGTTATCGGCTGTACGAGGTGCTTAACGAGAGCCGCCTCGACCTTTCCGTTCCCGCGATCGTGGGGAGAGTTTCGGAGTATGCCATGAAAATATACGGCGCGGGGGAAAGTTTTGCGAAAAGGCTCGAATCGGGCGGTTATACGTTCGCCGACTTCGACGGCGAGTGGTTTTTGGTAGGATATCCGAAAGGGCAATATGTGCAGGAACTTCCCGACGCCGTTACGCGAATGGGCATAGTTATCAGTTCGGTGTACAGCGTGCCCGATCATCTGTTCCGGGAAGACGACACGATGAACCGCGTGATTATTCCGCCTGCCGTGCGCAAACTCGGAAAATACGCTTTTTTTCAATGCCCTATGCTGCGCACCGTGGTTTTCGAAGAGGGCTCGTACCTGACTGATTTGGAAGAGGGCGCGTTCCATTCATGTTCCTCTCTGACGAGCGTCACCCTGCCCGATCGGTTGAAGAGTATCGGTTTTGCCGCTTTCAGCGGCTGTTATTCGCTGCCTATGATCATTTTGCCCGAAACGCTGACGGACATCAAATCGCAGGCGTTTCTGGATTGTTCGCGTTTAAAGACGGTGTATAACCTGAGCGATCTGCCGATCGTCAAAACATCGCAAAATTTCGGATTCGTCGCCTTTTACGCGGAGAAAGTATATAAGACGTTGGACGAAACGGATTGA
- a CDS encoding DapH/DapD/GlmU-related protein has product MDCEEFLKSMETRGYIESPSEAQDCMHRLADRARKITSQMNGAYRTQEEIRALFRELTGREICEGFVLFPPFYTDCGRNIRIGNDVFINAGCCFQDQGGIFVGDGVLIGHQVVLATLNHDLAPAKRKNMFHAPIIIGNNVWIGAHATILAGVTLGENSVVAAGAVVTKDVPAGAVVAGVPAKIIKNIEEEKTKNG; this is encoded by the coding sequence ATGGATTGCGAAGAATTTTTGAAAAGCATGGAAACGCGCGGATACATTGAATCTCCGTCGGAAGCGCAGGACTGCATGCACAGGCTTGCCGACCGCGCGCGGAAGATCACGTCGCAGATGAACGGCGCTTACAGGACGCAGGAAGAGATCCGCGCGCTCTTTCGCGAACTGACGGGAAGAGAGATCTGCGAAGGGTTCGTGCTGTTCCCGCCCTTCTACACCGACTGCGGCAGAAATATCCGCATCGGCAACGACGTGTTCATCAACGCGGGTTGTTGTTTTCAGGACCAGGGCGGCATATTCGTGGGGGACGGCGTGTTGATAGGGCATCAGGTCGTGCTGGCGACGCTCAACCACGACCTTGCCCCCGCAAAGCGCAAAAATATGTTTCACGCGCCCATCATCATCGGAAACAACGTATGGATCGGCGCGCACGCGACCATACTTGCGGGCGTGACTCTCGGCGAAAACAGCGTCGTCGCGGCGGGCGCGGTGGTGACGAAAGACGTTCCCGCGGGCGCGGTGGTTGCGGGCGTTCCCGCGAAGATCATAAAAAATATCGAAGAGGAGAAAACAAAAAATGGCTAA
- a CDS encoding LysR family transcriptional regulator, giving the protein MELRELKYFLAVAREENITKAAELVNTTQPNLSRQMQKLEEEIGKPLFVRGSRRVTLTETGILLRKRAEEIVHLCEKTECELTCKAGEISGEVSIGCGESYAVRLIAKAAKRTKELCPRIDFNIFSGDGGIVSERLESGLLDFGVLIDYADLSRYDYLRLPLKDTWGVLMKKDCALARKNAVTADDLRSVPLLFSQQVLNNRQHVAMNWFSQREITPNVAARYNLIYNASLLVEEGLGYALGLDKIINTSGDSNLTFRPLYPRVESHLDVVWKKYRTFSGAAEIFLEQLKKFL; this is encoded by the coding sequence ATGGAACTGAGGGAATTAAAGTATTTTCTGGCGGTGGCGCGAGAGGAAAACATCACGAAAGCGGCGGAACTCGTCAACACGACGCAGCCGAATCTTTCCCGCCAGATGCAGAAACTGGAAGAAGAGATCGGTAAGCCGCTTTTCGTGCGCGGCAGCCGCAGAGTGACGCTGACGGAGACGGGCATCCTCCTTCGCAAGCGCGCCGAGGAGATCGTCCATCTTTGCGAAAAGACGGAATGCGAACTCACCTGCAAGGCGGGGGAGATCAGCGGCGAAGTTTCCATCGGCTGCGGCGAATCGTATGCGGTGCGGCTGATCGCAAAGGCGGCGAAACGCACCAAAGAACTATGCCCCCGAATCGATTTCAATATATTCAGCGGGGACGGCGGAATTGTTTCCGAGCGTCTGGAAAGCGGGCTTTTGGATTTCGGCGTGCTCATCGACTACGCCGATCTGTCGCGATACGACTATCTGCGTCTGCCGCTCAAAGATACCTGGGGCGTTCTGATGAAAAAGGACTGCGCCCTCGCCCGAAAAAACGCCGTGACGGCGGACGATCTGCGCAGCGTTCCCCTCTTGTTTTCGCAGCAAGTCTTAAATAACCGCCAGCACGTCGCCATGAACTGGTTTTCCCAACGCGAGATCACGCCCAACGTGGCGGCGAGATATAATCTTATCTACAACGCGTCCCTGCTCGTCGAAGAGGGGCTCGGATATGCCCTCGGACTGGATAAGATCATCAACACGAGCGGCGACAGCAATCTTACGTTCCGCCCACTCTATCCGCGCGTGGAATCGCATCTGGACGTCGTCTGGAAAAAGTACCGCACTTTTTCAGGCGCTGCGGAAATATTTTTGGAACAACTCAAAAAATTTTTATAA
- a CDS encoding glycoside hydrolase family 3 C-terminal domain-containing protein, which produces MLKYQTIIDHLTVEQKLSLAASVQAFSSAWAKEAGIPSVRVAEMQKTNADHGSPYPSFAALANCWDPALWEEAAKGYASLARKDLADLLYTPRLGVQCDPFCEGISEDPYLAGKIADSVCRGVRSAGVTPCLSCVSLRETDIAALDKEFDARALYEYFLAPWRVMENSKNAVSFSYTKVSGTYADANVAAIDEFLHREESIGFVLAERADLGRDAECLNAGNILADGDRDTLRSALERDIDGKKELSPVELDSSVDRAIDLMMQCRALKTEASAEAEQDLALRAAEESAVLLKNEGVLPLKKGCRVAIVGHPDGNSAGEFYESLQAYGGFECVGFAEGYQTGQSRSDEEIPYACKLAEKADAVLVFLRHASEGETAEPYARAKFPANRLALADALFKVNPNIVAVVSPEDLLELSFNERVSALLMADTKSERGVEALLNILSGKVSPSGKLASTRYNDTDARFAAFAEDKKAGRCKAGTFLGYRRYDAAGEHPDFPFGFGLGYSRFGYSDLTIQNGNATFTLRNKGKYDAAEVVQMYIGKDESAVLRPRKELKAFQKVFLRAGESVRLSFPVARDSLAVYNDGGFAVEDGMYRVCIAASSLDVRLETTVYVKGGRLVPDGRHITEYIPSLTNIFAGNYTLGPVVKPRRWKKLLNRGLILMGSGFSLALLVTLLGVCRVGSDSEVFFNTVLPFLLIFVAPPIFLAGGVVAIVSLIKRKRAKGAYVPASAGCLAAQGEVASELSYEKLFEDAPQSEEKAGSSEDAKTDESAEALKFCDASVTFPAVCGQMAAFFSERGITIGTKGARKLLAAFSASRLVVLQSGKALPPKFFKILSDYFGSGIYLHECGETEEGGAVRSNAARAFQDAASRRHVVHVAAYSGAVGQIVSVVAPFQFYIENPARAAKSAVGLIHSSNVWFVFALCGERGADIPDNACVVDLDWEECTETEAEVPAGALNYYQFAALSKAGRNDFCLDEDKGWKKIDQLEKFVGAKFDNKTWMRLEKFSSACLACGSGEEEALDCAAAAVLMTSLKSRAPEDFVRGLEHIFGAEDVSECKKTLENLQV; this is translated from the coding sequence ATGCTGAAATATCAAACTATCATAGATCATCTGACCGTCGAACAAAAGTTGTCGCTTGCGGCGTCCGTGCAGGCGTTTTCGTCGGCTTGGGCGAAAGAGGCGGGCATTCCGTCCGTCCGCGTTGCGGAAATGCAAAAGACGAACGCCGATCACGGATCGCCTTATCCCTCGTTTGCGGCGCTCGCCAATTGCTGGGATCCCGCTCTTTGGGAAGAGGCGGCGAAAGGATACGCTTCTCTTGCGCGCAAAGATCTTGCCGACCTGCTTTATACGCCGCGGCTCGGCGTGCAGTGCGATCCGTTCTGCGAGGGAATCTCCGAAGATCCGTATCTGGCGGGAAAGATCGCCGATTCGGTTTGCCGCGGCGTCCGTTCCGCGGGCGTGACGCCCTGTCTGTCGTGCGTATCCCTGCGCGAAACGGATATCGCGGCGCTCGACAAAGAATTCGACGCCCGCGCGCTGTATGAATATTTTCTCGCGCCCTGGCGCGTCATGGAAAATTCGAAAAACGCCGTATCGTTTTCTTATACAAAGGTGAGCGGGACTTACGCCGATGCGAACGTCGCCGCGATCGACGAATTTTTGCATCGGGAGGAATCGATCGGTTTTGTGCTTGCCGAACGCGCCGATCTCGGGCGCGACGCGGAATGTCTGAACGCGGGAAATATCCTGGCCGACGGCGATCGGGATACGTTGAGATCGGCGTTGGAACGCGATATCGACGGCAAAAAGGAACTCAGTCCTGTCGAGTTGGATTCTTCCGTGGACAGGGCGATCGATCTGATGATGCAATGCAGGGCGTTAAAGACGGAGGCAAGCGCAGAGGCGGAGCAGGATCTCGCTCTCCGTGCGGCGGAAGAGAGCGCCGTCCTTTTGAAAAACGAGGGCGTTTTGCCTTTGAAAAAGGGATGCCGCGTCGCGATCGTCGGACATCCCGACGGCAATTCCGCGGGCGAGTTTTACGAGAGCCTGCAAGCGTACGGCGGTTTTGAATGCGTCGGGTTCGCGGAGGGCTATCAGACGGGGCAGTCGCGCAGCGACGAGGAGATCCCGTACGCCTGCAAACTTGCGGAAAAGGCCGATGCCGTGCTCGTATTTCTGCGTCACGCATCGGAAGGAGAAACCGCGGAACCGTACGCGCGCGCGAAATTTCCCGCCAACCGCCTTGCGCTCGCGGACGCGCTTTTTAAAGTCAATCCCAACATCGTTGCCGTCGTGTCGCCCGAAGATCTTTTGGAGTTGTCTTTCAATGAGAGAGTATCGGCCCTTTTGATGGCGGATACGAAGAGCGAACGCGGCGTCGAGGCGCTTTTGAATATTCTTTCGGGGAAAGTTTCGCCTTCGGGCAAACTGGCCTCGACGCGGTATAACGATACCGACGCGCGCTTTGCTGCGTTTGCAGAGGATAAAAAAGCGGGCAGATGCAAAGCGGGGACCTTTCTCGGCTACCGCCGCTACGACGCGGCGGGCGAACATCCCGATTTTCCCTTCGGGTTCGGGCTCGGTTATTCGCGTTTCGGCTATTCCGACCTTACGATACAAAACGGCAACGCGACGTTTACGCTCCGCAATAAGGGCAAATACGACGCCGCCGAAGTCGTGCAGATGTATATCGGCAAGGACGAATCCGCTGTCTTGCGCCCCCGCAAGGAACTCAAAGCCTTTCAAAAAGTATTTCTGCGCGCGGGCGAAAGCGTTCGGCTCTCCTTTCCCGTCGCGCGCGATTCTCTCGCCGTCTATAACGACGGCGGATTTGCCGTAGAGGACGGCATGTACCGCGTCTGTATCGCCGCGTCGTCGCTCGACGTGCGGCTGGAAACTACCGTGTACGTGAAAGGCGGGCGGCTCGTGCCCGACGGGCGCCATATTACCGAATATATCCCGTCGCTGACCAATATCTTTGCGGGAAATTATACGCTCGGTCCCGTGGTCAAACCGCGCCGCTGGAAAAAATTGCTCAATAGGGGACTCATTCTCATGGGAAGCGGGTTTTCCCTTGCGCTGCTCGTCACCCTGTTGGGAGTCTGTCGTGTAGGCAGCGACAGCGAGGTGTTTTTCAATACCGTGCTTCCTTTTCTGCTTATATTTGTCGCGCCGCCGATCTTTTTGGCGGGCGGTGTCGTGGCGATCGTCTCGCTCATAAAGCGGAAACGGGCGAAAGGGGCGTATGTGCCCGCGTCGGCGGGGTGCCTCGCCGCGCAGGGCGAAGTTGCGTCCGAACTTTCCTATGAAAAATTGTTCGAAGATGCGCCGCAAAGCGAGGAAAAGGCGGGATCTTCGGAGGATGCCAAAACGGACGAAAGCGCGGAGGCGCTCAAATTTTGCGACGCGTCGGTCACGTTTCCCGCGGTATGCGGACAGATGGCGGCGTTTTTTTCTGAACGTGGCATCACGATCGGAACGAAAGGCGCGCGCAAACTGTTGGCGGCGTTTTCGGCGTCCCGCCTCGTCGTTTTGCAAAGCGGCAAAGCACTGCCGCCCAAATTTTTCAAGATACTCTCCGATTATTTCGGCAGCGGCATATATCTGCACGAATGCGGCGAAACGGAAGAGGGCGGCGCAGTGCGTTCCAACGCGGCGCGGGCGTTTCAGGACGCCGCATCGCGCAGGCACGTCGTGCACGTGGCCGCATACAGCGGCGCCGTCGGACAGATCGTGTCCGTCGTCGCGCCCTTTCAGTTTTACATAGAAAATCCCGCGCGCGCGGCGAAAAGCGCAGTCGGGTTGATTCATTCTTCCAACGTATGGTTTGTATTCGCGCTTTGCGGAGAACGCGGCGCGGATATTCCCGATAACGCCTGCGTCGTCGATCTCGATTGGGAAGAATGCACCGAAACGGAGGCGGAAGTGCCCGCGGGCGCGCTCAACTATTATCAGTTTGCCGCGCTCTCCAAAGCGGGCAGGAACGATTTCTGCCTCGACGAGGACAAGGGTTGGAAAAAAATCGATCAACTGGAAAAATTCGTCGGCGCCAAGTTTGATAACAAGACGTGGATGCGGTTGGAAAAGTTTTCTTCCGCCTGTCTTGCCTGCGGGAGCGGCGAGGAAGAGGCGCTCGACTGCGCCGCCGCGGCTGTTCTGATGACGTCCCTGAAAAGCCGCGCGCCCGAAGATTTCGTTCGCGGGCTGGAACATATTTTCGGCGCGGAGGACGTGTCCGAATGTAAAAAAACGTTGGAAAATTTACAGGTTTGA